One genomic region from Leishmania braziliensis MHOM/BR/75/M2904 complete genome, chromosome 35 encodes:
- a CDS encoding putative protein kinase → MSKTRGKVDDHVKSALPAITKAATSFPNAADTTVAASKMSDSSRDGHNPLIDDLFNDLGQNFSIDDFCGVGYLHGKSISNNGSFASFDPELRRASEESETSSRSSPRTRQFKAAAEIICQVGQHFVHAMRMHELDTFFCPASGENTADALRRQLRTKNQQEVETVVVTLVELLETVRKEGSHVAPLAGALSELDGIGRSRAFSTSMISGMSTASLMRPPVYETNQLDMAYDQQGNRMINCYRVIANLGRGAYGKVKLGIDTNTDQMVAIKMIDKKFLKKKIGGLGANNQEAALKREIAIMKKVRHRNCVSLYEVIDDPDSHMLYLIMEYVPNGPVVRLKPHKLGSTALKSIEAGIPLSGEACNKVLMRCAVRQSATGGSEPLTDAEIASNPTVFFCKPLGQHICALYLRQLVSGLRYMHKRNLVHHDIKPDNILLGTDHQVFLTDFGVSEILSTRQEMKDAVESNHNSKSDDGSSDYSSRSLGSDSTGGDRKGDGGGSKPRLGGGTLLFTAPELFDGSVNQHSLDPHLTDVWALGATLYCMLVGMPPFFGNSYAEVRTNVLTQAYPWCGKTMYETLLATEWRVVLNGLLAKDPTKRWSLAQLKSFLDQESFQDTMRQSAFHEASLGTRSSTCLDGDTFLSSSTAQRTTGLVMPLSDATPVVAPGPSPECLPMANGSNIPFPPHVVPSAARVSALPVEPGGASHSFLRDFSVSEQEVRDATRTVKVEVRRQSIVLSAPARAIVCSYVKSIRAGMQGRSSIQLSCSSPFGSIAYVGSPSSVKMHAGANKISKMSTSSGETEHVTQAPSVAAEVRFRHSSEAGPISATSLFYPPRRSSRISAVTTRTGKQSEGGGGGRALAGGSAEGCVVGRPAQPLDAAFSIVNLQSNAAEYSPTLSRMSSSASSRHSFLAQRAPGGHHAGREANNENGTLTRNSATPSGDTRVLGSGTADTASWFNAKVPSTVAQTMLPESVTPSLIDEGDDRQGVDDDGDSSRFSKLPGCKKTPCGTLLSNDGGFDQVTLTPGSRSVAPPLLNSVLYSATSGVGDSDSGGYRSTSPNPNTVSTPGAFLAMPSEKSAFATRSPGWLGLRENRYPIQPLQHRLSEGKLVAPALTAFEEVLSVARSERRATVNRK, encoded by the coding sequence ATGAGCAAGACACGAGGCAAGGTGGACGATCATGTCAAGTCGGCTTTGCCGGCCATAACGAAGGCTGCCACTTCATTCCCCAATGCCGCTGACACGACAGTCGCCGCCTCCAAAATGTCAGACTCAAGCAGAGATGGGCACAACCCCCTCATCGATGACCTCTTCAACGATCTGGGCCAGAACTTTTCCATTGATGATTTCTGTGGTGTCGGCTACTTACATGGAAAGAGCATCAGCAATAATGGTAGCTTTGCGAGCTTCGATCCAGAGCTGCGGCGTGCCAGCGAGGAATCCGAGACGAGCTCGCGTAGCAGCCCCCGCACGCGTCAGTTCAAGGCAGCTGCGGAGATTATCTGTCAGGTTGGTCAGCACTTCGTACACGCCATGCGGATGCACGAACTTGATACGTTCTTCTGCCCGGCTAGTGGTGAGAATACCGCGGACGCGTTGCGGCGCCAGCTGCGCACCAAGAATCAACAGGAGGTGGAGACGGTGGTAGTGACGTTAGTGGAGCTGCTCGAGACAGTGCGCAAGGAAGGAAGTCATGTAGCGCCGCTCGCCGGCGCGCTCTCGGAGCTCGATGGTATTGGGCGAAGTCGTGCCTTCTCCACTAGTATGATCTCAGGAATGAGCACGGCCAGCCTCATGCGGCCACCAGTGTATGAGACGAATCAGCTTGACATGGCGTACGATCAGCAAGGAAACCGCATGATCAACTGCTACAGGGTAATCGCAAATCTGGGACGCGGCGCGTACGGCAAAGTGAAACTTGGAATCGACACCAACACAGACCAGATGGTAGCCATCAAAATGATCGACAAGAAGTTCCTCAAGAAGAAGATCGGTGGCCTAGGCGCCAACAAccaggaggcggcgctgaagCGCGAAATTGCCATCATGAAGAAAGTACGCCATCGGaactgcgtctctctctacGAGGTGATTGACGACCCGGACTCGCACATGCTCTACCTAATCATGGAGTATGTGCCAAACGGGCCTGTGGTCCGGCTGAAACCGCACAAACTTGGGAGCACTGCCCTGAAGTCGATCGAGGCTGGCATTCCGCTGAGCGGCGAGGCCTGCAACAAAGTTCTGATGCGGTGCGCGGTACGGCAATCGGCTACTGGCGGGTCCGAGCCTCTCACTGATGCGGAGATTGCCAGTAATCCAACTGTTTTCTTCTGCAAGCCACTAGGCCAGCACATCTGTGCGCTGTACTTGCGCCAACTCGTGAGTGGGCTGCGGTATATGCACAAGCGGAACCTCGTCCATCACGACATCAAGCCGGACAACATCTTGCTCGGCACTGACCATCAGGTTTTTCTCACTGACTTTGGTGTCAGCGAGATTCTCTCTACCCGGCAGGAGATGAAGGATGCAGTGGAGAGTAACCATAACAGCAAAAGTGACGACGGCAGTAGCGACTACTCCTCCAGATCTCTCGGTAGTGATTCGACCGGCGGGGATCGAAAGGGGGACGGGGGTGGTAGTAAACCTCGCTTGGGTGGTGGCACGCTTCTCTTCACCGCGCCGGAGCTGTTTGACGGCTCCGTGAATCAGCACTCGCTGGATCCCCACCTCACCGATGTCTGGGCGCTCGGGGCCACCCTTTACTGCATGCTGGTCGGTATGCCCCCGTTTTTTGGCAACTCGTACGCCGAGGTGCGCACAAACGTTCTGACGCAGGCGTACCCGTGGTGCGGCAAGACAATGTacgagacgctgctggcaaCGGAGTGGAGGGTCGTGCTGAATGGGTTGCTGGCCAAGGACCCCACCAAGCGCTGGTCTCTGGCGCAACTCAAGTCCTTCCTGGACCAGGAGAGCTTCCAGGATACCATGCGGCAGAGCGCGTTTCACGAGGCGTCGTTGGGGACTCGTTCCTCGACCTGTCTGGACGGTGACacgtttctctcttcttccacagcgcagcgcaccactGGCTTGGTGATGCCGTTGTCGGATGCGACGCCGGTCGTGGCACCCGGGCCATCGCCTGAGTGTCTCCCGATGGCGAACGGCTCCAAcatccccttccctcctcatGTGgtgccttctgctgctcgcgtTTCTGCCCTGCCGGTGGAGCCCGGCGGCGCTTCTCACAGCTTCTTGCGCGACTTCAGTGTATCGGAGCAGGAGGTGCGGGACGCCACGCGAACGGTGAAGGTTGAGGTGCGGCGGCAGTCAATCGTCCTCTCGGCGCCCGCGCGTGCTATTGTGTGCAGCTACGTCAAATCCATTCGTGCAGGTATGCAGGGCCGGAGCTCCATTCAACTGAGCTGCTCGTCCCCTTTCGGTAGCATCGCGTACGTCGGATCCCCTTCCTCTGTGAAGATGCATGCCGGCGCCAACAAGATCAGTAAGATGAGCACCTCCAGCGGTGAAACGGAGCATGTGACTCAAGCCCccagcgtcgctgctgaggtgAGGTTCCGTCACAGCAGTGAAGCCGGTCCTATAAGTGCTACTTCTCTTTTTTATCCGCCGCGGAGGAGCTCTCGGATATCGGCGGTGACGACTCGCACGGGGAAGCAGTCGgaaggtggcggtggcggtcgcGCGCtcgcaggcggcagcgcggaaGGCTGTGTCGTGGGCCGACCCGCACAGCCACTGGATGCCGCTTTCTCTATAGTGAACTTGCAAAGTAACGCGGCTGAGTACTCTCCCACTTTGAGCAGGATGTCATCGAGCGCCTCGTCGCGGCATTCCTTTTTGGCACAGCGCGCACCTGGTGGGCATCACGCTGGTAGGGAAGCCAACAACGAAAACGGCACCCTGACGAGAAACTCGGCAACTCCAAGCGGGGACACGCGAGTGCTGGGGAGCGGGACGGCCGACACAGCTAGTTGGTTTAACGCCAAGGTGCCATCGACGGTAGCGCAAACGATGCTACCCGAGAGCGTGACGCCTTCCCTTATTGATGAGGGGGATGACCGACAAGGGGTAGACGACGATGGCGACAGCAGCCGATTCTCGAAATTACCGGGCTGCAAGAAAACACCGTGTGGCACCTTGCTCAGTAACGACGGCGGCTTTGACCAGGTGACATTGACGCCCGGGTCACGCTCAGtggcgccgccactgctcaACTCTGTTCTCtacagcgccaccagcggTGTGGGAGATAGCGACTCAGGTGGGTACCGCAGTACATCTCCTAACCCGAATACTGTCAGCACGCCTGGCGCTTTTTTGGCTATGCCCTCAGAAAAGTCTGCCTTTGCGACGCGGTCGCCAGGTTGGTTGGGCCTGCGAGAGAACAGATACCCTATAcagccactgcagcaccgcctctctgAGGGTAAACTAGTAGCTCCCGCCTTGA